A single genomic interval of Anaerolineales bacterium harbors:
- a CDS encoding carbohydrate kinase family protein codes for MHPTAAPGSGFLRRAQRGTDRVEILLTGSIAYDYLMTFPGYFREHILPDELDRISLSFLVDSMIRRRGGIAANIAFTLAQLGERPAVMATVGEDFGEYRSWLEEQGVDTTHIRAMAGLFTASFFVTTDRSNAQIASFYTGAMAKASSLRLSDLPNRPRLVVISANDPEAMAGYVQECHELELAYIYDPSQQVVRLDPETLRAGMTGSQAVFGNDYEFRLIEEKTGLTPAQIDSLTGFVVITRGERGVDILADGRKHHVASVAPRTIADPTGVGDAFRGGFLKGFIHDQSLETCGKVGALAATYCLEHPGSQGHAFDLRSFGERYRQFFGESLQL; via the coding sequence ATGCACCCCACCGCTGCCCCTGGCAGCGGATTCTTGCGCCGGGCGCAGCGCGGGACGGACCGAGTGGAAATCCTGCTGACGGGATCGATTGCCTACGACTACCTGATGACGTTCCCGGGGTACTTCCGGGAGCACATCCTTCCCGACGAGCTCGACCGGATCAGTCTGTCGTTCCTGGTCGACAGCATGATCCGGCGCCGCGGCGGAATCGCGGCCAACATCGCCTTCACCCTCGCCCAGCTGGGCGAGCGCCCTGCCGTCATGGCCACGGTCGGCGAGGATTTCGGGGAATACCGCTCCTGGCTCGAGGAGCAGGGCGTCGACACGACCCACATCCGAGCCATGGCCGGGCTGTTTACGGCCTCGTTCTTCGTCACTACCGACCGCTCCAACGCCCAGATCGCCAGCTTCTACACCGGGGCCATGGCCAAGGCCTCGAGCCTGCGCCTCTCGGACCTGCCGAACCGGCCCCGGCTGGTCGTCATCTCCGCCAACGATCCCGAGGCGATGGCCGGCTATGTGCAGGAATGCCACGAACTCGAGCTGGCCTACATCTATGACCCCAGCCAGCAGGTGGTGCGACTGGATCCCGAGACGCTGCGAGCCGGTATGACCGGGTCGCAGGCGGTTTTCGGCAATGACTACGAGTTCCGCCTGATCGAGGAGAAGACCGGCCTGACGCCAGCCCAGATCGATTCCCTGACGGGATTTGTGGTCATCACCCGCGGCGAGCGGGGGGTGGATATTCTTGCTGATGGACGTAAGCACCACGTGGCCTCGGTCGCCCCGCGCACGATCGCCGATCCGACCGGCGTGGGGGACGCCTTCCGAGGCGGGTTTCTCAAGGGGTTCATCCACGATCAGTCGCTGGAGACCTGCGGCAAGGTCGGTGCCCTGGCCGCGACCTACTGCCTCGAGCACCCGGGCTCACAGGGGCATGCCTTCGACCTGCGCTCGTTCGGCGAGCGCTACCGGCAGTTCTTCGGGGAATCCCTTCAGCTGTAA